Proteins from one Terriglobales bacterium genomic window:
- a CDS encoding cupin domain-containing protein produces the protein MDEQALEKQLHAEGFCDTYVWQDSPNAFYPDHMHPGETAHIILDGEMTVTMHGAQETYQPGDRFDIPAKTIHSARMGASGCRYLIGEK, from the coding sequence ATGGACGAACAGGCACTTGAAAAACAGCTTCATGCCGAAGGCTTTTGCGATACTTACGTCTGGCAAGACAGCCCCAACGCTTTCTACCCTGATCACATGCATCCGGGCGAGACCGCGCACATCATCCTCGACGGCGAAATGACAGTGACGATGCACGGCGCTCAAGAGACTTACCAGCCGGGGGACCGTTTCGATATCCCGGCAAAAACGATCCATTCGGCTCGCATGGGCGCTTCGGGTTGCCGTTATCTGATTGGTGAAAAATAG